In the genome of Neoarius graeffei isolate fNeoGra1 chromosome 27, fNeoGra1.pri, whole genome shotgun sequence, one region contains:
- the baiap2l2b gene encoding brain-specific angiogenesis inhibitor 1-associated protein 2-like protein 2 isoform X1 — MSGANSDQLHRSTLSIYSHLMEQFNPGLQQLVTLGNSYVKAFQALTMTSEAYFSALAKMGEQALHTLSSRSLGDVLIHISETQRKLTAEVDGVFRWFHVEVLQALDKNVRLDEEYIGGSRRVYELEVRNQAAALERQLRRGAYRDSLEGSEYMLYLRQSQHEILKEEERRYRFLTEKHCGLAQSLSFLLSKTGVSLQQKAEGWKERVNESQSSRSRTPTPLEQDTYLRAAVSSLLQPGERDEGWHGQDQQLGRVPSRAPSPLQTRSRSGSVSESPGVSGGQSVRALVSHPASSNPVLLSFSRGDTLTLLVPEPRNGWMYGRHDSSLRQGWFPASYVAPVEDLGASLRNHSMTNLLEPTSQSESVDRMDRNYGEIPPPAPPLPRGSNDLRTVSPLLDRKAESVYEAKASQSYSEIPSPALPVRRVSGDFRPVSPLLDRRAESHFESMTGYSVPERKAELNVERPSPHRQLPEHPLFPRGSNPFATVKLRPTVTNDRSAPRIH, encoded by the exons ATGTCTGGAGCTAATAGTGACCAGCTACACCGGTCTACTCTAAGCATCTATTCA catctGATGGAACAGTTTAACCCTGGGCTGCAACAGCTGGTCACTTTAGGTAACAGCTACGTCAAAGCTTTTCAAG caTTGACGATGACAAGTGAGGCCTACTTTAGTGCACTGGCGAAAATGGGAGAGCAGGCTCTCCATACACTCTCATCTCGCTCACTtg GCGATGTATTGATCCACATCTCGGAGACCCAGAGGAAGCTTACAGCAGAAGTGGATGGAGTG TTCCGCTGGTTCCACGTGGAGGTGTTGCAGGCCCTGGATAAGAACGTCAGGCTCGATGAGGAGTACATCGGA ggcagCAGGAGAGTGTATGAGCTGGAGGTAAGAAATCAGGCAGCAGCTCTTGAAAGGCAGCTGAGACGAGGCGCCTACAGAGATTCTCTG gagggcAGTGAGTACATGCTTTATTTGAGGCAGAGTCAGCACGAGATCCTgaaagaagaggagaggagatatCGCTTTCTCACAGAGAAACACTGCGGATTAGCACAGTCTCTGTCCTTCCTCCTCAGCAag aCAGGGGTGTCTCTGCAGCAGAAAGCCGAGGGATGGAAGGAGCGAgtgaatgagagtcagagctccaGGTCACGCACTCCAACACCGTTAGAACAGGACACCTAC ttgagGGCTGCAGTGAGTTCTCTCCTCCAGCCTGGAGAGAGGGACGAAGGCTGGCATGGGCAAGATCAGCAGTTGGGCAGGGTGCCTTCTAGAG ccCCCTCTCCCCTCCAGACACGCTCTCGTTCCGGCTCAGTGAGCGAGTCCCCGGGCGTTAGCGGAGGTCAGTCAGTCAGAGCACTCGTCTCTCACCCTGCCTCCTCAAACCCGGTGCTGCTCTCATTCTCTCGCGGCGACACACTCACACTGCTCGTACCTGAGCCACGTAACGGCTGGATGTACGGTCGCCATGACTCCAGCCTACG GCAGGGCTGGTTTCCTGCGTCCTACGTTGCTCCTGTCGAAGATCTCGGTGCGTCGCTCCGAAACCACAGCATGACCAACCTCCTAGAACCGACAAGCCAATCAGAATCCGTCGATAGAATGGATAGAAACTATGGTGAAATCCCGCCCCCAGCCCCACCCCTTCCCAGAGGCTCCAACGACCTGCGTACCGTCTCGCCGCTTCTGGACAGGAAGGCGGAATCTGTGTATGAGGCGAAGGCGAGTCAGAGCTACAGCGAGATCCCGTCCCCGGCGCTGCCCGTTCGAAGAGTGTCAGGGGATTTTCGTCCGGTCTCGCCGCTCctcgacaggagggcggagtctcaCTTTGAGAGCATGACTGGTTACTCTGTTCCTGAGAGAAAGGCGGAGTTAAATGTAGAG AGGCCGAGCCCTCACAGGCAGCTGCCAGAGCATCCTCTCTTTCCCAG GGGATCGAATCCTTTTGCCACGGTGAAGCTCCGCCCCACGGTGACCAATGACAGATCGGCACCGAGAATCCACTGA
- the baiap2l2b gene encoding brain-specific angiogenesis inhibitor 1-associated protein 2-like protein 2 isoform X3, translating to MSGANSDQLHRSTLSIYSHLMEQFNPGLQQLVTLGNSYVKAFQALTMTSEAYFSALAKMGEQALHTLSSRSLGDVLIHISETQRKLTAEVDGVFRWFHVEVLQALDKNVRLDEEYIGGSRRVYELEVRNQAAALERQLRRGAYRDSLEGSEYMLYLRQSQHEILKEEERRYRFLTEKHCGLAQSLSFLLSKTGVSLQQKAEGWKERVNESQSSRSRTPTPLEQDTYLRAAVSSLLQPGERDEGWHGQDQQLGRVPSRAPSPLQTRSRSGSVSESPGVSGGQSVRALVSHPASSNPVLLSFSRGDTLTLLVPEPRNGWMYGRHDSSLRQGWFPASYVAPVEDLGASLRNHSMTNLLEPTSQSESVDRMDRNYGEIPPPAPPLPRGSNDLRTVSPLLDRKAESVYEAKASQSYSEIPSPALPVRRVSGDFRPVSPLLDRRAESHFESMTGYSVPERKAELNVEGIESFCHGEAPPHGDQ from the exons ATGTCTGGAGCTAATAGTGACCAGCTACACCGGTCTACTCTAAGCATCTATTCA catctGATGGAACAGTTTAACCCTGGGCTGCAACAGCTGGTCACTTTAGGTAACAGCTACGTCAAAGCTTTTCAAG caTTGACGATGACAAGTGAGGCCTACTTTAGTGCACTGGCGAAAATGGGAGAGCAGGCTCTCCATACACTCTCATCTCGCTCACTtg GCGATGTATTGATCCACATCTCGGAGACCCAGAGGAAGCTTACAGCAGAAGTGGATGGAGTG TTCCGCTGGTTCCACGTGGAGGTGTTGCAGGCCCTGGATAAGAACGTCAGGCTCGATGAGGAGTACATCGGA ggcagCAGGAGAGTGTATGAGCTGGAGGTAAGAAATCAGGCAGCAGCTCTTGAAAGGCAGCTGAGACGAGGCGCCTACAGAGATTCTCTG gagggcAGTGAGTACATGCTTTATTTGAGGCAGAGTCAGCACGAGATCCTgaaagaagaggagaggagatatCGCTTTCTCACAGAGAAACACTGCGGATTAGCACAGTCTCTGTCCTTCCTCCTCAGCAag aCAGGGGTGTCTCTGCAGCAGAAAGCCGAGGGATGGAAGGAGCGAgtgaatgagagtcagagctccaGGTCACGCACTCCAACACCGTTAGAACAGGACACCTAC ttgagGGCTGCAGTGAGTTCTCTCCTCCAGCCTGGAGAGAGGGACGAAGGCTGGCATGGGCAAGATCAGCAGTTGGGCAGGGTGCCTTCTAGAG ccCCCTCTCCCCTCCAGACACGCTCTCGTTCCGGCTCAGTGAGCGAGTCCCCGGGCGTTAGCGGAGGTCAGTCAGTCAGAGCACTCGTCTCTCACCCTGCCTCCTCAAACCCGGTGCTGCTCTCATTCTCTCGCGGCGACACACTCACACTGCTCGTACCTGAGCCACGTAACGGCTGGATGTACGGTCGCCATGACTCCAGCCTACG GCAGGGCTGGTTTCCTGCGTCCTACGTTGCTCCTGTCGAAGATCTCGGTGCGTCGCTCCGAAACCACAGCATGACCAACCTCCTAGAACCGACAAGCCAATCAGAATCCGTCGATAGAATGGATAGAAACTATGGTGAAATCCCGCCCCCAGCCCCACCCCTTCCCAGAGGCTCCAACGACCTGCGTACCGTCTCGCCGCTTCTGGACAGGAAGGCGGAATCTGTGTATGAGGCGAAGGCGAGTCAGAGCTACAGCGAGATCCCGTCCCCGGCGCTGCCCGTTCGAAGAGTGTCAGGGGATTTTCGTCCGGTCTCGCCGCTCctcgacaggagggcggagtctcaCTTTGAGAGCATGACTGGTTACTCTGTTCCTGAGAGAAAGGCGGAGTTAAATGTAGAG GGGATCGAATCCTTTTGCCACGGTGAAGCTCCGCCCCACGGTGACCAATGA
- the baiap2l2b gene encoding brain-specific angiogenesis inhibitor 1-associated protein 2-like protein 2 isoform X2, whose product MEQFNPGLQQLVTLGNSYVKAFQALTMTSEAYFSALAKMGEQALHTLSSRSLGDVLIHISETQRKLTAEVDGVFRWFHVEVLQALDKNVRLDEEYIGGSRRVYELEVRNQAAALERQLRRGAYRDSLEGSEYMLYLRQSQHEILKEEERRYRFLTEKHCGLAQSLSFLLSKTGVSLQQKAEGWKERVNESQSSRSRTPTPLEQDTYLRAAVSSLLQPGERDEGWHGQDQQLGRVPSRAPSPLQTRSRSGSVSESPGVSGGQSVRALVSHPASSNPVLLSFSRGDTLTLLVPEPRNGWMYGRHDSSLRQGWFPASYVAPVEDLGASLRNHSMTNLLEPTSQSESVDRMDRNYGEIPPPAPPLPRGSNDLRTVSPLLDRKAESVYEAKASQSYSEIPSPALPVRRVSGDFRPVSPLLDRRAESHFESMTGYSVPERKAELNVERPSPHRQLPEHPLFPRGSNPFATVKLRPTVTNDRSAPRIH is encoded by the exons ATGGAACAGTTTAACCCTGGGCTGCAACAGCTGGTCACTTTAGGTAACAGCTACGTCAAAGCTTTTCAAG caTTGACGATGACAAGTGAGGCCTACTTTAGTGCACTGGCGAAAATGGGAGAGCAGGCTCTCCATACACTCTCATCTCGCTCACTtg GCGATGTATTGATCCACATCTCGGAGACCCAGAGGAAGCTTACAGCAGAAGTGGATGGAGTG TTCCGCTGGTTCCACGTGGAGGTGTTGCAGGCCCTGGATAAGAACGTCAGGCTCGATGAGGAGTACATCGGA ggcagCAGGAGAGTGTATGAGCTGGAGGTAAGAAATCAGGCAGCAGCTCTTGAAAGGCAGCTGAGACGAGGCGCCTACAGAGATTCTCTG gagggcAGTGAGTACATGCTTTATTTGAGGCAGAGTCAGCACGAGATCCTgaaagaagaggagaggagatatCGCTTTCTCACAGAGAAACACTGCGGATTAGCACAGTCTCTGTCCTTCCTCCTCAGCAag aCAGGGGTGTCTCTGCAGCAGAAAGCCGAGGGATGGAAGGAGCGAgtgaatgagagtcagagctccaGGTCACGCACTCCAACACCGTTAGAACAGGACACCTAC ttgagGGCTGCAGTGAGTTCTCTCCTCCAGCCTGGAGAGAGGGACGAAGGCTGGCATGGGCAAGATCAGCAGTTGGGCAGGGTGCCTTCTAGAG ccCCCTCTCCCCTCCAGACACGCTCTCGTTCCGGCTCAGTGAGCGAGTCCCCGGGCGTTAGCGGAGGTCAGTCAGTCAGAGCACTCGTCTCTCACCCTGCCTCCTCAAACCCGGTGCTGCTCTCATTCTCTCGCGGCGACACACTCACACTGCTCGTACCTGAGCCACGTAACGGCTGGATGTACGGTCGCCATGACTCCAGCCTACG GCAGGGCTGGTTTCCTGCGTCCTACGTTGCTCCTGTCGAAGATCTCGGTGCGTCGCTCCGAAACCACAGCATGACCAACCTCCTAGAACCGACAAGCCAATCAGAATCCGTCGATAGAATGGATAGAAACTATGGTGAAATCCCGCCCCCAGCCCCACCCCTTCCCAGAGGCTCCAACGACCTGCGTACCGTCTCGCCGCTTCTGGACAGGAAGGCGGAATCTGTGTATGAGGCGAAGGCGAGTCAGAGCTACAGCGAGATCCCGTCCCCGGCGCTGCCCGTTCGAAGAGTGTCAGGGGATTTTCGTCCGGTCTCGCCGCTCctcgacaggagggcggagtctcaCTTTGAGAGCATGACTGGTTACTCTGTTCCTGAGAGAAAGGCGGAGTTAAATGTAGAG AGGCCGAGCCCTCACAGGCAGCTGCCAGAGCATCCTCTCTTTCCCAG GGGATCGAATCCTTTTGCCACGGTGAAGCTCCGCCCCACGGTGACCAATGACAGATCGGCACCGAGAATCCACTGA
- the baiap2l2b gene encoding brain-specific angiogenesis inhibitor 1-associated protein 2-like protein 2 isoform X4, with product MEWIFNRVLLQFRWFHVEVLQALDKNVRLDEEYIGGSRRVYELEVRNQAAALERQLRRGAYRDSLEGSEYMLYLRQSQHEILKEEERRYRFLTEKHCGLAQSLSFLLSKTGVSLQQKAEGWKERVNESQSSRSRTPTPLEQDTYLRAAVSSLLQPGERDEGWHGQDQQLGRVPSRAPSPLQTRSRSGSVSESPGVSGGQSVRALVSHPASSNPVLLSFSRGDTLTLLVPEPRNGWMYGRHDSSLRQGWFPASYVAPVEDLGASLRNHSMTNLLEPTSQSESVDRMDRNYGEIPPPAPPLPRGSNDLRTVSPLLDRKAESVYEAKASQSYSEIPSPALPVRRVSGDFRPVSPLLDRRAESHFESMTGYSVPERKAELNVERPSPHRQLPEHPLFPRGSNPFATVKLRPTVTNDRSAPRIH from the exons ATGGAGTG GATTTTCAATCGTGTGCTCCTGCAGTTCCGCTGGTTCCACGTGGAGGTGTTGCAGGCCCTGGATAAGAACGTCAGGCTCGATGAGGAGTACATCGGA ggcagCAGGAGAGTGTATGAGCTGGAGGTAAGAAATCAGGCAGCAGCTCTTGAAAGGCAGCTGAGACGAGGCGCCTACAGAGATTCTCTG gagggcAGTGAGTACATGCTTTATTTGAGGCAGAGTCAGCACGAGATCCTgaaagaagaggagaggagatatCGCTTTCTCACAGAGAAACACTGCGGATTAGCACAGTCTCTGTCCTTCCTCCTCAGCAag aCAGGGGTGTCTCTGCAGCAGAAAGCCGAGGGATGGAAGGAGCGAgtgaatgagagtcagagctccaGGTCACGCACTCCAACACCGTTAGAACAGGACACCTAC ttgagGGCTGCAGTGAGTTCTCTCCTCCAGCCTGGAGAGAGGGACGAAGGCTGGCATGGGCAAGATCAGCAGTTGGGCAGGGTGCCTTCTAGAG ccCCCTCTCCCCTCCAGACACGCTCTCGTTCCGGCTCAGTGAGCGAGTCCCCGGGCGTTAGCGGAGGTCAGTCAGTCAGAGCACTCGTCTCTCACCCTGCCTCCTCAAACCCGGTGCTGCTCTCATTCTCTCGCGGCGACACACTCACACTGCTCGTACCTGAGCCACGTAACGGCTGGATGTACGGTCGCCATGACTCCAGCCTACG GCAGGGCTGGTTTCCTGCGTCCTACGTTGCTCCTGTCGAAGATCTCGGTGCGTCGCTCCGAAACCACAGCATGACCAACCTCCTAGAACCGACAAGCCAATCAGAATCCGTCGATAGAATGGATAGAAACTATGGTGAAATCCCGCCCCCAGCCCCACCCCTTCCCAGAGGCTCCAACGACCTGCGTACCGTCTCGCCGCTTCTGGACAGGAAGGCGGAATCTGTGTATGAGGCGAAGGCGAGTCAGAGCTACAGCGAGATCCCGTCCCCGGCGCTGCCCGTTCGAAGAGTGTCAGGGGATTTTCGTCCGGTCTCGCCGCTCctcgacaggagggcggagtctcaCTTTGAGAGCATGACTGGTTACTCTGTTCCTGAGAGAAAGGCGGAGTTAAATGTAGAG AGGCCGAGCCCTCACAGGCAGCTGCCAGAGCATCCTCTCTTTCCCAG GGGATCGAATCCTTTTGCCACGGTGAAGCTCCGCCCCACGGTGACCAATGACAGATCGGCACCGAGAATCCACTGA
- the pvalb7 gene encoding parvalbumin-7 isoform X2: protein MAMQDLLKADDIKTALDTFKDADSFDHKKFFELVGLKAMSAENVKRVFRVLDVDASGFIEEDELKFVLKGFSKDGRDLTDNETKAFLAAADKDGDGKIGIDEFEAIVHE from the exons ATGGCGATGCAAGACTTACTCAAAGCTGATGACATCAAGACGGCCCTGGACACATTCAAAG ATGCTGACTCCTTTGACCATAAGAAGTTCTTCGAGCTGGTTGGTCTGAAGGCCATGTCTGCAGAGAATGTGAAGAGGGTTTTCAGAGTCCTGGATGTTGATGCCAGTGGCTTCATTGAGGAAGACGAGCTCAA GTTTGTTCTGAAAGGCTTTTCCAAAGATGGCAGAGATCTGACTGATAACGAGACCAAAGCCTTCCTTGCTGCAGCCGACAAGGATGGAGACGGAAAGATCGGCATCGatg AGTTTGAAGCCATTGTGCACGAGTGA
- the pvalb7 gene encoding parvalbumin-7 isoform X1 — MAMQDLLKADDIKTALDTFKDADSFDHKKFFELVGLKAMSAENVKRVFRVLDVDASGFIEEDELKFVLKGFSKDGRDLTDNETKAFLAAADKDGDGKIGIDGERQTDQERV, encoded by the exons ATGGCGATGCAAGACTTACTCAAAGCTGATGACATCAAGACGGCCCTGGACACATTCAAAG ATGCTGACTCCTTTGACCATAAGAAGTTCTTCGAGCTGGTTGGTCTGAAGGCCATGTCTGCAGAGAATGTGAAGAGGGTTTTCAGAGTCCTGGATGTTGATGCCAGTGGCTTCATTGAGGAAGACGAGCTCAA GTTTGTTCTGAAAGGCTTTTCCAAAGATGGCAGAGATCTGACTGATAACGAGACCAAAGCCTTCCTTGCTGCAGCCGACAAGGATGGAGACGGAAAGATCGGCATCGatggtgagagacagacagaccagGAGAg AGTTTGA